The Nocardioides campestrisoli genome includes a window with the following:
- a CDS encoding helix-turn-helix transcriptional regulator, producing MEHQELWNIEDVANYLGVPKQTVYSWRTTGYGPQGFRVGKHLRWRAATVITWTLGLEQQR from the coding sequence ATGGAGCACCAAGAGCTGTGGAACATCGAGGACGTGGCCAACTACCTCGGCGTGCCAAAGCAGACCGTCTACTCGTGGCGAACCACGGGCTACGGCCCCCAGGGCTTCCGTGTCGGCAAGCACCTCCGCTGGCGGGCTGCGACGGTCATCACCTGGACCCTGGGGCTGGAACAGCAGCGGTAA